A region from the Benincasa hispida cultivar B227 chromosome 8, ASM972705v1, whole genome shotgun sequence genome encodes:
- the LOC120082617 gene encoding diacylglycerol kinase 1: MDEDSEMGLLFPSWNSKNPTDRLFVISCFSAAIIGILTIAFTAFQWRRNINLSWMKAIARSKRNPKKTQRVPVAAHDWILESVSRGKNLSCCVCLKSVSPSQTLGPMVASNSFIHRCNICGVAAHLSCSSNAQKDCKCVSMIGFEHVIHQWAVRWTEITDQPDETSFCSYCEEPCSGSFLGGSPIWCCLWCQRLVHVDCHSSMCNETGDICDLGSFRRLILSPLYVKESNRTSSSGFLSTITHGANEIASSVRASIRNQSKKSKHSRKPSVPTGSSGSLRDMSTESTADSHRTVNGYHGTERNCNGNRTSDGRHQNVDIDDKSISNPSFKKNSSLNHKDETHILGMNLRYELIEMPSDSRPLLVFINKKSGARRGDSLKQRLNMLLNPVQVFELSSTQGPESGLYLFRKVPHFKILVCGGDGTVGWVLNCIDKQNFVSPPPVAILPAGTGNDLARVLNWGGGLGSVERQGGLCTVLHHVENAAVTVLDRWKVAIVDQHGKQLKSSQFMNNYLGIGCDAKVALDIHNLREENPEKFYNQFMNKVLYAREGAKSIMDRTFADIPWQVRVEVDGVEVEVPEDAEGVLVANIGSYMGGVDLWHNEDETFDNFDSQSMHDKLLEVVSISGTWHLGKLQVGLSRARRLAQGKSIRIQLCAALPVQIDGEPWFQDLPCTLVISHHGQAFMLKRAVEEPLGHAAAIITDVLESAESNNVINASQKRVLLQEMAKRLT; the protein is encoded by the exons ATGGATGAGGATTCGGAAATGGGATTGTTGTTCCCTAGTTGGAACAGCAAGAATCCAACTGATCGCCTTTTTGTTATTTCTTGCTTTAGTGCTGCCATAATTGGAATTTTGACCATAGCCTTTACGGCCTTCCAATGGCGGAGAAATATTAATTTGAGTTGGATGAAAGCTATAGCCAGGTCGAAGAGAAACCCCAAAAAAACACAGAGAGTTCCTGTAGCTGCACACGACTGGATTCTAGAATCTGTATCTCGTGGAAAGAATTTGAGTTGTTGTGTGTGCTTAAAGTCTGTGTCCCCTTCACAAACTCTCGGTCCTATGGTCGCTTCAAATAGTTTTATTCACCGTTGCAACATTTGTGGTGTGGCAGCTCACCTAAGCTGTTCTTCTAATGCTCAAAAGGATTGCAAGTGTGTATCTATGATCGGCTTTGAGCATGTGATCCACCAATGGGCTGTTCGTTGGACTGAGATTACTGATCAACCTGATGAAACCTCTTTCTGCAGTTACTGTGAAGAACCATGTAGTGGATCTTTTCTTGGTGGTTCTCCAATATGGTGTTGCTTATGGTGCCAACGTCTAGTGCATGTTGATTGCCATAGTAGTATGTGTAATGAAACTGGTGATATTTGTGACTTAGGTTCATTTAGAAGGTTGATTCTGTCACCACTTTACGTCAAAGAGTCAAATAGGACGTCCTCCAGTGGATTTTTGAGCACCATCACCCATGGAGCAAATGAGATTGCATCCTCAGTGCGTGCAAGTATAAGGAATCAGAGTAAGAAGAGTAAACATAGTCGTAAACCATCTGTTCCTACAGGTTCAAGTGGCAGTCTTCGTGACATGTCTACAGAAAGCACTGCTGATTCTCATCGCACAGTTAATGGTTATCATGGAACTGAAAGAAACTGTAATGGTAACAGAACTTCAGATGGTCGGCATCAAAATGTTGATATAGATGATAAAAGTATTTCAAATCCAAGCttcaaaaaaaattcttcacTCAATCATAAGGATGAAACTCATATATTAGGAATGAACCTGAGATATGAGTTGATTGAAATGCCTTCAGATTCACGTCCCCTGCTAGTATTTATCAACAAGAAAAGTGGGGCCCGCCGTGGAGATTCTTTAAAACAACGGTTAAACATGCTTTTGAATCCTGTGCAG GTATTTGAGTTGAGTTCTACACAAGGCCCTGAATCTGGTCTTTATTTATTCAGAAAAGTGCCGCACTTCAAGATTCTTGTCTGTGGGGGCGACGGAACTGTTGGTTGGGTATTAAACTGTATAGACaagcaaaattttgtttcaCCTCCTCCAGTTGCTATTCTTCCTGCTGGAACAGGAAATGATCTGGCTAGAGTATTAAACTGGGGTGGTGGTTTGGGCTCAGTGGAGAGACAGGGAGGGCTTTGTACAGTCTTGCATCATGTAGAAAATGCTGCAGTGACTGTTCTTGACCGTTGGAAGGTGGCGATAGTCGATCAACACGGAAAGCAACTCAAGTCTTCACAATTTATGAATAATTATCTAG GAATTGGGTGTGATGCTAAGGTTGCCCTTGACATACATAATTTACGGGAGGAAAATCCAGAAAAATTTTATAACCAG TTTATGAATAAAGTTCTTTATGCAAGAGAAGGAGCCAAGAGCATAATGGATAGGACATTTGCAGATATTCCGTGGCAAGTTCGTGTGGAAGTGGATGGTGTTGAAGTAGAGGTTCCTGAG GATGCAGAAGGCGTGCTTGTTGCGAACATTGGAAGCTACATGGGTGGCGTGGATCTTTGGCATAATGAGGACGAGACTTTTGATAATTTTGATTCACAGTCCATGCATGATAAACTACTCGAGGTTGTCAGCATATCTGGGACCTGGCACCTCGGGAAGCTACAG GTGGGGCTTTCTCGAGCTAGACGACTTGCACAGGGGAAGTCGATTAGGATACAATTATGTGCTGCATTGCCTGTTCAAATTGATGGAGAGCCTTGGTTTCAGGACTTACCGTGTACACTAGTCATATCCCACCATGGACAG GCCTTCATGTTGAAAAGGGCAGTTGAGGAGCCTCTTGGTCACGCAGCTGCAATTATCACTGATGTTCTGGAGAGTGCTGAATCTAATAATGTAATTAATGCTTCACAAAAGCGAGTACTCCTCCAAGAAATGGCAAAGAGGTTAACTTGA
- the LOC120082618 gene encoding zinc finger protein ZAT9-like: MEADREFKHFCKLCNRSFPCGRSLGGHMRSHLINSQAGTGENLKKVNLKKAGRNSDMDKFLGDGTSDGYSLRKNPRKTCRLAEFSAEDRFCRECGKSFQSWKALFGHMKCHSTETERVSSNLEFDGQSDSEIAAANRGKRSGRQTRYMAAEISSSFSFATAAAAASSSVSDQNDEEQEEVALCLMMLSRDVGGFFSTTESSDNNFMPKQVPSLVPKNHTSKVVEAIPSIYMGSKMVKLKEFHSRKLELSEMDSGYLKFEGSNSEFSASAVQMNKNEEKFQQDNRFGSSSDNPTDIDQPRFISSKFNSDQRKFHELYNGELRSNSFRRSTPNELNSESYRNKGKRSKFQCNSCNKIFHSYQALGGHRASHKKTKGCLASKTENSETSIETEISNDPTFESKSTATVLEMENQHESDIHMGYEKKNIKHHQCSICFKIFSSGQALGGHKRSHLISGSESRNKLPQATSIQKPEAEIRDYLDLNLPAPIDEEGSSHLGSLEPWWVGASHSHEQALVGLI; this comes from the coding sequence ATGGAGGCTGATCGAGAGTTCAAACACTTCTGCAAGTTATGCAACAGGAGCTTCCCTTGTGGGAGATCTTTGGGAGGTCATATGAGGTCCCATCTGATCAACAGTCAAGCTGGAACTGGCGAAAATCTGAAGAAGGTGAATTTGAAAAAAGCTGGAAGGAACTCTGACATGGATAAGTTTCTGGGAGATGGAACTTCTGATGGCTATAGTCTTAGAAAGAACCCCAGAAAAACTTGCAGGCTTGCTGAATTCAGTGCTGAAGACAGGTTCTGTAGAGAATGTGGTAAAAGCTTTCAGTCTTGGAAGGCCCTGTTTGGCCACATGAAATGTCACTCAACTGAAACTGAGAGAGTGTCTAGTAATTTGGAGTTCGATGGCCAATCAGATAGTGAAATTGCAGCTGCAAATCGTGGGAAGAGATCTGGGAGACAAACAAGGTACATGGCTGCTgaaatttcatcttctttttcatttgctactgctgctgctgctgcttcTTCATCTGTTTCTGATCAGAATGATGAAGAACAAGAAGAGGTTGCTTTGTGTTTAATGATGCTTTCTAGAGATGTTGGTGGTTTTTTTTCAACCACCGAGTCTTCGGACAACAACTTTATGCCTAAACAAGTTCCATCTCTGGTCCCAAAAAATCACACCTCCAAAGTTGTTGAAGCTATTCCTTCTATATACATGGGAAGTAAGATGGTGAAACTGAAAGAATTCCACAGCAGAAAGTTGGAGCTCAGTGAGATGGATTCTGGGTATCTCAAATTTGAAGGGTCAAACTCAGAATTCAGTGCTTCTGCCGTCCAGATGAACAAGAACGAGGAGAAGTTCCAGCAGGATAACAGATTTGGATCAAGTTCGGACAACCCAACTGACATTGACCAACCTCGTTTTATTTCCAGTAAGTTCAATTCAGATCAGAGAAAGTTCCATGAGCTTTATAATGGGGAATTGAGGTCAAATTCCTTTAGAAGATCAACACCCAATGAACTAAACTCAGAATCATACAGAAACAAAGGAAAGAGAAGCAAATTCCAGTGTAATTCTTGCAACAAGATCTTTCACTCATATCAAGCACTTGGTGGGCATAGAGCCAGCCACAAGAAAACCAAAGGATGTTTAGCTTCAAAGACGGAAAACAGTGAAACTAGCATCGAAACAGAGATTTCGAACGACCCAACTTTTGAAAGTAAGTCCACAGCCACAGTGTTAGAGATGGAAAATCAGCATGAATCAGACATTCACATGGGTTATGAGAAAAAGAACATAAAGCATCATCAATGCTCAATTTGCTTCAAAATTTTTAGTTCAGGCCAAGCTTTGGGCGGCCATAAGAGATCCCATTTGATAAGCGGGTCCGAATCGAGAAACAAATTGCCACAAGCCACATCGATTCAGAAACCAGAGGCAGAAATAAGAGACTACCTGGATCTGAATCTTCCAGCGCCCATTGATGAAGAGGGCAGCAGCCATTTGGGGTCTTTGGAGCCATGGTGGGTCGGTGCTAGCCATTCGCACGAGCAGGCATTAGTGGGTTTGATTTGA
- the LOC120083170 gene encoding uncharacterized protein LOC120083170, translated as MPGNEVGDRVHNFFGQENLYQGQHQSQAADGSWAGLNNNLWVRNQREINSPFISNLKNYNAHQPDSGGLGQPSHSLHGLNFSQSYISPEIGRSESQNQHQTLNGYAAGQQLFHARQIEANFLGADAVSDRHVTSRGLSIHEAQQVNNPELSKKNVARLETTDSPVNFDFFGGQQQLSSRNPSVTQILPKQQPGNPDMQLLQQQAILSQIQELQRQHQYQQQEARQHGSMNQISSSSKLAAGNHSATLIDGIPVNELSSSPWQPEHMGSNTNSLQHSLSTPIQGPSSGFVFPSEQQQALRMMGLIPEQVDQSLYGVPISTASSFLGSNSLIPTDKPAMQQLSVINNTLSGSHYTSYPDQVSMQDGMIVRQDFQGKSMFGMSASQGLNGGLNSENLQHVNLQHRNVSMQEFSGRQEFDGRSEVSQEKTMAQVAPSQNVATLDPTEEKILYGSDDNLWDAFGRSDNITTGGFNMADGSDFNSGYSFLQSGSWSALMQSAVAETSSGDMGVQEGWGGANFNNSGPPNGNQQHSDTNDSAKLQPVWVDNNLQTLNSRHSSVSSEANNKPNNYINSANVPAFQQPGHKSFFQQTEGFQNSSAQSSTPPSLEGERKWIDRNLQQKSLAEGRNLSENEGNTSGVEINADNLSGSWLRQQSVSSYNSQPSKPNGWSYIEPMFSHGSNNMKNHENHNMSQSSQGGDHKRSIREEMGPSATFKQNHDSISNPTHELQHANHGVENSQVYNEGSNLINNAAAANASSLRDDVGSRQQNPINRNLSFWKDANSSMDLKESGFGAKQHHIDKGSQLESPGSSCLEKGATEMHEIENSNASDTHTSGSKQKVGGNSSRKPSVTPRRFQYHPMGNLDMDVEPSFGTSHVTQPQAHVQQNSHGFKGGELSNLRQPKSGTEGNSIEVEKSEMRAFGDLPSKRMLPPFGSRFSSSDKLAGHDPRHVAFPSSQNMLELLHKVDQPREHTNATHSPSYRNHSSEMGEAETSDGSVGQTPRNQSSDSQVFGLQLGPPQRLSMQDAALSSQFSSPMVMNSTNSTSETGECGHMLPPVASKQRDLRNNLTGPSGHSGNKSPHINAQGNLAATSQSAFPYPRSHLQNQHFVANHSANVFSDRIGIHSRNFDSSSERVENSHMLSTDISRSDLQMNLVSSADASQHSSGDISNAQYSPQLAQELGSVSMSQRAAFSKLSPNEWANVTTQKHSLHADPSKAASDLFKSRMHMDNSDKSFSGQKEMDSREKLELEAVVHGENSINMQNIIGGEKQMQESPSKQVSGGKSETSLQATTATGGQESSGHHSLGASPSNSMGTRVNIDPSGHSLRPNISSQQHYSLMHQMQAMKNADNDPTNRSGKRFKGPDSGLDSQQVAMDGGQLLSHGHSNAIRESLLNHASNSRVDAAAAIFSSKKGDAYVSSSSDIASSVRSEHSQISPQMAPSWFDQYGTFKNGQTLTVFPGSKNATMKPPLVQPLVVEKPPDGFNAQNSAKQANASADGSEHINARESSTLISIEHRNLSAGQPLPLNFINQSLVAARPKKRKSSAPELLPWNEEMTQSFRRLQDISMADVDWAQATNRLTEKKEDEVEMIDDGLMIKLKRRLNLTTQLVQQLLRAPPFTTLSSDASLHYESVAYLVARLALGDACNIVSSTGTDNTLHPESRDPLPERPKVSGKTGDHKIIEVVEEFTKRGQNLEDDLLRVEKRASILDLRVECQDLEKFSVINRFAKFHSRGQVDGGEASSSSDLTASSQKSCPQRYVTALPIPRNLPDRVQCLSL; from the exons ATGCCTGGAAACGAAGTTGGAGACAGGGTCCACAATTTCTTTGGCCAAGAGAATTTGTACCAGGGCCAGCATCAGTCCCAGGCTGCTGATGGAAGCTGGGCTGGTCTGAATAATAATCTATGGGTTAGAAACCAGCGAGAGATTAATTCtccttttatttcaaatttgaagaaTTATAATGCACATCAACCAG ATTCTGGAGGACTTGGTCAGCCTTCTCATTCACTTCATGGTTTGAACTTCTCTCAATCATATATAAGTCCCGAGATTGGAAGAAGTGAGTCTCAAAATCAACATCAAACTCTGAATGGTTATGCAGCAGGCCAACAACTTTTCCATGCAAGGCAAATTGAAGCAAACTTTTTAGGTGCAGATGCAGTATCTGATAGGCATGTAACATCGAGAGGCCTATCTATTCATGAAGCACAACAAGTGAATAATCCTGAACTAAGCAAGAAAAATGTAGCTAGGTTGGAAACTACTGATTCTCctgtaaattttgatttttttgggGGTCAACAGCAATTGAGTAGCAGGAATCCCAGTGTGACACAGATTTTGCCTAAGCAGCAGCCTGGGAATCCTGACATGCAGCTTCTGCAACAACAAGCAATATTGTCACAGATACAAGAACTTCAGAGGCAACACCAATATCAGCAGCAGGAAGCAAGACAACATGGTTCAATGAATCAGATTTCATCCAGTTCGAAGCTGGCAGCAGGAAACCATTCAGCAACGCTGATTGATGGCATTCCTGTTAACGAGTTGTCTAGCTCTCCTTGGCAGCCTGAGCATATGGGGAGcaatacaaactcattgcagcATAGTTTGTCTACACCAATTCAGGGTCCCTCTAGTGGATTTGTATTTCCTTCTGAGCAGCAACAAGCACTGCGCATGATGGGTTTAATTCCTGAACAAGTTGATCAATCTTTGTATGGGGTTCCTATTTCTACTGCGAGTAGTTTTCTAGgttcaaattctctcattccAACAGATAAACCTGCTATGCAGCAGTTATCTGTTATTAACAACACCCTTTCAGGGAGCCATTATACTTCATACCCAGATCAGGTTAGCATGCAAGATGGAATGATTGTAAGACAGGATTTCCAGGGGAAAAGTATGTTTGGCATGTCTGCTAGTCAAGGTTTAAATGGTGGATTAAATTCTGAAAACTTGCAGCATGTGAATCTCCAACACAGAAATGTGTCTATGCAGGAGTTCAGTGGCAGACAAGAGTTTGATGGGCGATCAGAAGTGTCCCAGGAGAAGACAATGGCACAGGTTGCTCCATCGCAGAATGTGGCTACGTTAGATCCCACTGAGGAGAAGATTTTGTATGGTTCGGATGACAACTTGTGGGATGCTTTTGGCCGGAGTGATAATATTACAACTGGTGGTTTCAACATGGCAGATGGTAGTGATTTTAATTCTGGATATTCCTTTTTACAGAGTGGAAGTTGGAGTGCTTTGATGCAGTCAGCTGTAGCAGAAACTTCAAGCGGGGATATGGGAGTTCAAGAAGGGTGGGGTGGTGCAAACTTTAATAATAGTGGGCCTCCAAATGGGAATCAGCAACATTCAGATACTAATGACAGTGCAAAACTTCAACCGGTTTGGGTCGATAACAACTTGCAGACATTGAATTCTAGACATTCTTCTGTCTCTTCCGAGGCGAATAATAAGCCCAATAATTATATTAACTCAGCCAATGTACCTGCATTTCAGCAACCAGGCCATAAATCATTCTTTCAACAAACTGAAGGCTTTCAGAACAGTAGTGCCCAAAGTTCAACTCCTCCATCATTGGAAGGTGAAAGAAAGTGGATAGACCGTAATCTGCAACAGAAGTCACTTGCTGAAGGTCGAAATTTATCTGAAAACGAAGGTAATACATCAGGTGTGGAAATCAATGCAGATAATTTGTCAGGTTCTTGGCTCCGTCAACAGAGTGTGTCCTCTTATAATAGCCAACCAAGCAAGCCTAATGGTTGGAGCTATATTGAACCGATGTTCTCCCATGGAAGTAACAATATGAAAAATCATGAGAATCATAACATGTCACAATCTTCTCAGGGTGGAGATCATAAGCGATCTATACGTGAAGAGATGGGTCCTTCTGCTACTTTCAAGCAAAACCATGATTCAATTTCTAACCCAACTCATGAATTGCAGCATGCAAATCATGGTGTTGAGAACTCGCAGGTGTACAATGAAGGttctaatttaataaataatgctGCAGCAGCCAATGCTAGCAGTTTAAGAGATGACGTAGGAAGCAGGCAACAGAATCCAATAAATCGTAACCTTTCCTTTTGGAAAGATGCTAATTCTTCAATGGACTTAAAAGAAAGTGGTTTTGGGGCAAAACAGCATCATATCGATAAGGGCTCTCAATTGGAATCACCTGGGAGCAGTTGCCTAGAAAAGGGCGCAACTGAAATGCATgagattgaaaattcaaatgctaGTGATACACACACTTCTGGAAGCAAACAAAAAGTAGGAGGTAATAGCAGCCGGAAGCCATCTGTAACTCCTCGAAGATTCCAGTATCATCCAATGGGGAATTTAGATATGGATGTGGAACCTTCTTTTGGAACAAGCCATGTAACACAGCCACAGGCTCATGTGCAGCAGAACTCTCATGGATTTAAAGGCGGTGAGCTGAGTAATCTTAGGCAACCCAAATCTGGAACAGAGGGCAATTCAATTGAAGTTGAAAAG AGTGAAATGAGAGCCTTTGGAGATTTACCTTCTAAAAGAATGCTTCCACCATTTGGatctcgtttttcttcttcgGATAAACTTGCTGGTCATGATCCGCGACATGTGGCCTTCCCATCAAG CCAAAATATGCTTGAGCTTCTTCACAAAGTGGATCAACCAAGAGAGCATACTAATGCAACACATAGTCCCTCTTACCGAAATCATTCTTCAGAAATGGGTGAAGCAGAAACTTCTGATGGATCAGTTGGTCAAACACCACGAAATCAGTCCTCCGATTCTCAAGTTTTTGGTTTGCAACTGGGCCCCCCTCAACGATTGTCCATGCAAGATGCTGCTTTATCTTCTCAATTTTCCTCACCCATGGTTATGAATTCAACCAATTCCACCTCTGAAACGGGAGAATGTGGCCATATGTTGCCTCCTGTAGCCTCTAAACAGAGGGATTTGAGAAATAATTTAACTGGACCTTCTGGACATAGTGGCAATAAAAGCCCTCATATCAATGCTCAAGGAAACTTGGCTGCAACTTCTCAATCTGCCTTTCCTTATCCTAGAAGTCATCTTCAAAATCAGCACTTTGTTGCGAATCACTCTGCTAATGTATTTTCAGATAGAATTGGTATTCATTCAAGAAATTTTGATAGCTCTTCTGAGCGAGTTGAAAATAGTCATATGTTATCGACAGATATTTCCAGAAGTGATCTCCAAATGAACCTGGTTTCTTCTGCTGATGCATCTCAGCATAGCAGTGGGGATATATCTAATGCACAATATTCCCCCCAGCTTGCCCAGGAATTGGGTTCTGTGTCTATGTCTCAACGTGCCGCTTTCTCAAAACTATCGCCTAATGAGTGGGCAAATGTTACAACCCAGAAACATTCACTACATGCGGATCCATCAAAAGCTGCCTCAGATTTGTTCAAATCTCGTATGCATATGGACAATTCGGACAAGAGTTTTTCAGGACAAAAAGAGATGGACAGCCGAGAGAAATTGGAACTAGAGGCTGTGGTCCATGGTGAAAATTCCATCAATATGCAAAATATTATTGGGGGAGAAAAGCAAATGCAAGAAAGCCCTTCGAAGCAAGTTTCAGGTGGGAAGAGTGAAACTTCCCTGCAAGCCACAACTGCAACAGGTGGACAGGAATCTTCTGGGCATCACTCATTAGGTGCATCTCCATCGAATTCTATGGGTACTCGAGTAAATATTGACCCTTCTGGCCATTCTCTGCGTCCAAACATTAGTTCACAGCAGCATTACTCCTTAATGCATCAAATGCAGGCCATGAAAAATGCAGATAATGACCCAACTAACAGGAGTGGGAAGAGATTTAAAGGTCCAGATTCTGGTTTGGATTCTCAGCAAGTTGCTATGGATGGGGGCCAACTTTTATCACATGGACACAGTAATGCCATCAGAGAGTCATTACTTAACCATGCTTCCAATTCACGTGTAGATGCAGCAGCGGCAATTTTTTCATCAAAGAAGGGTGATGCCTATGTATCATCTAGTAGTGACATTGCATCTTCTGTAAGAAGCGAGCACTCTCAAATCAGTCCTCAGATGGCACCATCTTGGTTTGATCAATATGGAACATTTAAAAATGGACAAACTTTAACAGTATTTCCTGGATCTAAAAATGCAACCATGAAGCCGCCTTTAGTTCAACCTTTGGTTGTTGAGAAGCCTCCGGATGGTTTCAATGCTCAAAATTCTGCGAAGCAAGCAAATGCTTCTGCTGATGGTAGTGAGCACATTAATGCAAGGGAAAGTTCAACTCTTATTTCGATAgaacacagaaatttatctgcAGGTCAACCTTTGCCACTTAATTTCATTAATCAAAGTTTGGTTGCTGCCAGACCAAAAAAGCGCAAAAGCTCTGCACCTGAACTGTTACCATGGAATGAAGAAATGACACAAAGTTTTAGAAGGCTGCAGGATATAAG CATGGCGGATGTTGACTGGGCTCAGGCAACAAACCGGCTGACTGAGAAG AAAGAAGATGAAGTTGAAATGATCGACGATGGACTGATGATAAAACTGAAGAGGAGGCTTAATTTGACCACACAGCTAGTTCAACAACTCCTTCGTGCTCCTCCTTTTACAACTCTCTCTTCAGATGCCAGCTTACATTATGAGAGTGTGGCTTACCTTGTTGCGAGACTAGCATTAGGGGATGCTTGTAATATAGTTTCTTCCACAGGAACTGATAATACCTTGCATCCAGAAAGCAGAGATCC CCTTCCTGAGAGACCTAAGGTATCGGGAAAAACTGGTGATCATAAAATTATAGAAGTTGTGGAGGAGTTCACAAAACGGGGACAGAATTTGGAAGATGATTTATTGAG AGTGGAGAAGAGAGCTTCAATCTTAGATTTGAGAGTGGAATGCCAGGATCTTGAAAAGTTCTCCGTCATCAATCGGTTTGCCAAGTTCCATAGCCGAGGACAAGTTGATGGAGGTGAGGCCTCATCATCCTCTGATTTAACCGCAAGTTCTCAGAAATCTTGCCCCCAGAGATATGTTACTGCACTTCCCATTCCTAGaaatcttcctgacagggtacAATGTCTTTCActttaa